aaaaccaccgacaaaataaataacaattacCACAAAGCTGAATACATATAGATATCACTCGAATAATAATAATACCGCGGGccataattaatttaaacaaacGTAACTAATCACGGTTTACTACACAACACATCGAAATCGAACGGGAACTACAAACAGAGTCTGTGATTTgaaaattacgaaaatgccacGTGGTTTCTTCTATCTCCGGCACCGAGTGATGGAGGAGCAGCCTCGACTGTAGGGATGCACCTGACCTCTAGCTCTGAAGCAGTTGTGAGTGTAGTACGATCTTCCAGATCTGGGAGGACACGGGACTCGGTTCGCCGACAGTGCGCCGTAAGAGATGTAGTATCTCCTCCTCTTCCAGTACAATGACCGTCGATCCGCGACATCTTCAAAGCTTTCTCCTCCGTCCATGATGTCGAATGCGTCGCCGTGAGAGATCGGCCAGTCGAATCCGTCGCCTAGAAGAATCATGGATGGATTCTCGGGGAGAGATTCAGATCTCTGGAGTGaaatgaagagaagagagagagcgaTGAGGAGAGTAAGAGGCGGAGCAGCTGCCATGGCGATGCTGGAGAGGgaagcgaagaagaagaagaggaagaaagtTAATAATAGAAGAAGAGAGTAGTAATTAGCAACTCACATGCGAAGAGGTGATTGGGTTT
The nucleotide sequence above comes from Brassica napus cultivar Da-Ae chromosome A9, Da-Ae, whole genome shotgun sequence. Encoded proteins:
- the LOC106364165 gene encoding protein RALF-like 34, which gives rise to MAAAPPLTLLIALSLLFISLQRSESLPENPSMILLGDGFDWPISHGDAFDIMDGGESFEDVADRRSLYWKRRRYYISYGALSANRVPCPPRSGRSYYTHNCFRARGQVHPYSRGCSSITRCRR